The Enterobacter kobei genome has a segment encoding these proteins:
- the bcsZ gene encoding cellulose synthase complex periplasmic endoglucanase BcsZ translates to MKAFRWCAVAALMLAALPLRAACTWPAWEQFKKDYISEGGRVIDPSDTRKITTSEGQSYALFFALAANDRRAFEQILTWTRDNLAGGNLNDHLPAWLWGQKDKENWAVIDTNSASDADVWIAWSLLEAGRLWKHPDYTRTGKALLKRIAGEEVVKVPGLGAMLLPGKVGFADENAWRFNPSYLPPQLASYFTRFGAPWTTLRETNLRLLLESAPKGFSPDWVQYQKNRGWQLKQDKALVGGYDAIRVYLWVGMMSDKDPQKARLLTRFQPMAAKTMKQGVPPEKVDVATGKRTGNGPVGFSAAMLPFLQQRDAQAVQRQRVADHFPDNNAYYSYVLTLFGQGWDQHRFRFTAKGDLIPDWGQECASSQ, encoded by the coding sequence ATGAAAGCCTTTCGCTGGTGTGCAGTAGCAGCGTTGATGCTGGCGGCGCTTCCTCTTCGCGCCGCCTGTACCTGGCCTGCCTGGGAGCAGTTCAAAAAGGATTACATCAGCGAGGGCGGGCGCGTCATTGATCCCAGTGACACGCGCAAAATTACCACGTCGGAAGGGCAAAGCTATGCGTTGTTCTTTGCTCTGGCCGCCAACGACCGCCGCGCGTTTGAGCAAATACTGACATGGACGCGCGATAACCTTGCCGGCGGCAATCTCAACGACCATCTGCCTGCCTGGCTCTGGGGGCAGAAAGACAAAGAAAACTGGGCGGTGATTGACACCAACTCCGCCTCAGATGCCGATGTCTGGATCGCCTGGTCACTGCTTGAAGCGGGCCGGTTATGGAAACATCCGGACTACACCCGCACGGGTAAGGCGCTGTTGAAACGCATTGCCGGTGAGGAAGTGGTGAAAGTACCAGGGCTCGGCGCCATGCTGCTTCCGGGTAAAGTCGGTTTTGCTGATGAAAACGCCTGGCGCTTTAACCCCAGCTATCTTCCTCCGCAGTTAGCAAGCTATTTCACCCGCTTTGGTGCCCCGTGGACCACGCTTCGTGAAACGAATCTGCGACTGCTGCTGGAAAGCGCGCCAAAGGGGTTCTCGCCGGACTGGGTGCAGTATCAGAAAAACAGAGGCTGGCAGTTAAAGCAGGATAAAGCGCTGGTAGGGGGCTATGACGCCATTCGTGTCTATCTTTGGGTGGGCATGATGAGTGATAAAGACCCTCAGAAAGCCCGGTTGCTGACGCGCTTCCAGCCGATGGCGGCAAAAACAATGAAACAGGGCGTGCCGCCGGAAAAAGTGGACGTGGCGACGGGTAAACGCACCGGCAATGGTCCGGTCGGGTTCTCTGCCGCCATGCTGCCGTTTTTACAACAGCGCGATGCTCAGGCGGTTCAGCGCCAGCGCGTTGCAGACCATTTTCCCGATAACAACGCCTATTACAGCTATGTACTGACTCTCTTTGGTCAGGGATGGGATCAGCATCGTTTTCGCTTCACCGCTAAAGGTGACTTAATACCGGATTGGGGCCAGGAATGCGCAAGTTCACAGTAA
- a CDS encoding AsmA family protein, translating to MTKTTRVISWTTGIFLLLIVVIVVIIATFDWNRLKPTINQKVSAELNRPFAIRGDLGVVWERQKQETGWRSWIPWPHVHADDIILGNPPDIPDVTMVHLPRVEATLAPLALLTKTVYLPWIKLQQPDARLIRLSEKNNNWTFNLASDGEKDPNARPSSWSFRLDNILFDRGRIAIDDKVSKADVEILVDPLGKPLPFSEVTGNQAKGDNAKAGDYVFGLTAKGRYNGQPLSGKGKMGGMLALRSEGTPFPVQADFRSGNTRVAFVGTVNDPMNMGGVDLRLKFAGDSLGELYELTGVLLPDTPPFETDGHLVAKIDTEKSSVFDYRDFNGRIGDSDIHGSLTYTTGKPRPKLEGDVESSQLRLADLGPLIGVDSGKGTKSKEVKKDVQPAGKVLPYDRFETDKWDVMDADVRFKGRKIEHGSTLPLSDLSTHVILKNADLRLQPLKFGMAGGTISSNIHLEGDKKPMQGRAEIQARRLKLKELMPNVELMQKTLGEMNGDADIRGVGNSVAALLGSGNGNLKLLMNDGLVSRNLMEILGLNVGNFIIGQIFGDDEVRVNCAAANLDLVNGVARPQIFAFDTENAVINVTGTASMASEQLDLTIDPESKGIRIITLRSPLYVRGTFKNPQAGVKPGPLIARGAVAAALATLVTPAAALLALISPSEGEANQCRTILSQMKK from the coding sequence ATGACAAAGACAACCAGGGTTATCTCCTGGACTACAGGGATTTTCTTGTTGTTGATCGTGGTTATCGTCGTCATTATTGCGACGTTTGACTGGAATCGCCTTAAGCCGACCATCAACCAGAAAGTCTCAGCTGAGCTGAACCGTCCCTTCGCCATCCGCGGCGATTTGGGCGTGGTATGGGAACGTCAGAAACAGGAGACCGGCTGGCGAAGCTGGATCCCCTGGCCGCACGTCCACGCCGACGACATTATTCTCGGCAACCCGCCGGATATTCCGGACGTCACCATGGTCCATCTGCCACGCGTTGAAGCCACGCTGGCGCCGTTAGCGCTCCTGACCAAAACCGTCTATCTGCCGTGGATTAAACTCCAGCAGCCCGATGCGCGTCTGATCCGCCTTTCTGAAAAGAACAACAACTGGACGTTTAACCTTGCCAGCGACGGCGAAAAAGATCCCAATGCCCGGCCCTCTTCATGGTCATTCCGTCTGGACAATATTCTTTTCGATCGCGGGCGGATCGCCATCGACGATAAGGTCAGCAAGGCGGATGTGGAGATCCTGGTCGATCCGTTGGGTAAACCGCTACCGTTTAGCGAAGTGACGGGCAACCAGGCGAAAGGCGATAACGCCAAAGCGGGAGATTATGTGTTCGGCCTGACGGCCAAAGGGCGCTACAACGGTCAGCCGCTGAGCGGGAAAGGAAAAATGGGCGGCATGCTGGCGCTCAGGAGCGAAGGTACGCCGTTCCCGGTGCAGGCGGATTTCCGTTCAGGGAATACGCGCGTGGCATTCGTGGGCACGGTCAACGACCCGATGAACATGGGGGGCGTGGATCTGCGGCTGAAATTTGCCGGTGATTCGCTGGGGGAACTGTATGAGCTGACCGGTGTGTTGCTGCCCGATACGCCGCCGTTCGAAACGGACGGGCATCTGGTTGCCAAAATCGACACCGAAAAATCGTCTGTCTTTGACTACCGGGATTTTAACGGCCGCATCGGTGACAGTGATATCCACGGCTCGCTAACCTACACCACCGGAAAACCGCGCCCGAAACTGGAAGGGGATGTGGAGTCCAGCCAGCTACGTCTGGCCGATCTGGGCCCGTTGATTGGCGTGGATTCGGGCAAAGGCACGAAGTCGAAAGAGGTTAAAAAGGACGTTCAGCCTGCGGGGAAAGTGCTGCCTTACGATCGCTTCGAAACTGACAAATGGGACGTGATGGATGCTGATGTACGCTTCAAAGGGCGTAAAATTGAGCATGGCAGCACGTTGCCGCTGAGCGATCTCTCGACGCATGTCATTCTTAAAAACGCCGATCTGCGCCTGCAGCCGCTGAAGTTTGGTATGGCGGGCGGAACGATTTCCTCGAACATTCACCTCGAGGGCGATAAAAAGCCGATGCAGGGGCGCGCCGAAATTCAGGCCCGCAGGCTGAAGCTGAAAGAGTTGATGCCAAACGTGGAGTTGATGCAGAAAACCCTCGGTGAAATGAACGGTGACGCGGACATTCGTGGGGTAGGGAATTCCGTGGCGGCGCTGCTGGGCAGCGGCAATGGTAACCTGAAACTGCTGATGAACGACGGCCTGGTCAGCCGCAACCTGATGGAGATCCTGGGGCTGAACGTGGGCAACTTTATCATCGGGCAAATTTTTGGGGATGACGAGGTGCGGGTGAACTGCGCCGCGGCCAATCTGGATCTGGTTAACGGCGTGGCGCGTCCGCAGATTTTTGCCTTCGACACGGAAAACGCGGTGATTAACGTGACCGGTACCGCCAGCATGGCCTCAGAGCAGCTGGATTTGACGATCGACCCGGAAAGTAAAGGGATCCGTATTATTACCCTGCGCTCGCCGCTTTATGTCCGCGGCACCTTTAAAAATCCGCAGGCAGGCGTGAAGCCCGGGCCGCTGATCGCGCGTGGTGCGGTGGCCGCAGCCCTCGCGACGCTGGTCACCCCAGCCGCCGCGCTGCTGGCATTGATCTCGCCGTCAGAAGGTGAGGCGAACCAGTGTCGGACAATTTTGTCGCAGATGAAGAAGTAA
- a CDS encoding sugar kinase, translating to MSKKIAVIGECMIELSQKGAEVSRGFGGDTLNTSVYIARQVAPEALSVDYVTALGTDSFSQQMLEAWQNEHVGTALIQRMENRLPGLYYIETDSTGERTFYYWRNEAAAKFWLESDAAPAICEALASFDYLYLSGISLAILSPVSREKLLSLLHKCRANGGKVIFDNNYRPRLWASREETQQVYQQMLQCTDIAFLTLDDEDALWGEKPVDDVIARTQAAGVSEVVIKRGAESCLVAMAGEAVVEVPAVKLAKENVIDTTAAGDSFSAGYLAVRLTGGTPEAAAQRGHLTASTVIQYRGAIIPREAMPV from the coding sequence ATGTCCAAAAAAATTGCCGTGATTGGCGAATGCATGATTGAGCTGTCCCAAAAAGGCGCGGAAGTCAGCCGCGGATTTGGTGGCGACACGTTAAACACTTCCGTCTATATCGCCCGTCAGGTTGCGCCAGAAGCACTCTCCGTGGACTATGTTACCGCCCTCGGCACGGACAGCTTCAGCCAGCAGATGCTGGAAGCCTGGCAGAATGAACATGTGGGCACCGCGCTGATCCAGCGTATGGAAAACCGCCTTCCCGGGCTTTACTACATCGAAACCGACAGCACCGGCGAACGCACGTTTTATTACTGGCGTAACGAAGCCGCGGCGAAGTTCTGGCTAGAGAGCGATGCAGCCCCGGCCATTTGCGAAGCACTGGCAAGCTTTGACTATCTCTATCTGAGTGGGATCAGCCTGGCGATCCTCAGTCCAGTCAGCCGCGAAAAGCTGCTGTCGCTGCTGCATAAATGCCGCGCCAACGGCGGTAAGGTGATTTTTGATAACAACTACCGTCCACGCCTGTGGGCCAGCCGTGAAGAGACGCAGCAGGTTTATCAGCAGATGCTGCAGTGCACGGACATCGCGTTCCTGACGCTCGACGATGAAGACGCCCTGTGGGGTGAGAAGCCCGTAGATGACGTGATTGCACGCACGCAGGCGGCGGGCGTAAGCGAAGTCGTCATTAAGCGCGGGGCGGAATCATGTCTGGTCGCGATGGCGGGTGAAGCGGTGGTTGAAGTCCCGGCGGTGAAGCTGGCCAAAGAGAACGTGATTGATACGACAGCGGCAGGGGACTCCTTCAGCGCGGGTTACCTGGCGGTACGTCTGACCGGGGGAACGCCGGAAGCCGCGGCACAGCGCGGACACCTGACGGCCAGCACCGTGATTCAGTATCGCGGGGCGATTATTCCGCGTGAGGCGATGCCTGTTTAA
- the hmsP gene encoding biofilm formation regulator HmsP, giving the protein MRVSRSLTIKQMAMVSAVTMLFVLLFCVILLFHSVQQNRYNTASQLESIARSVRGPLSASILKGDIPEAETILKRIQPAGIVSRADVVLPNQFQALRMSFIPERPVPMMVMRLFELPVQISLPLYSLERPANPQPLAYLVLQADSYRMYKFVMSWVVTLVTTCLLMTLILSVALTWCINRLIVHPLRRIARELNALAPQDQMGHQLELPRLHHDDEIGMLVRSYNLNQQRIQRQQDELNNSATRFPVSELPNKAFLMAMLEQTVARQQTTALMVIACETLQDTAGVLKESQREMLLLTLVEKVKSVLAPRMVLTQVSGYDLVVIANGVKEPWHAITLGQQVLTVINERLPVQGIQLRPSASIGIAMYYGDLTAEQLYRRAFSAAFTARRKGKNQIQFFDPEQMEKAQQRLTEESDILTALDNRQFALWLQPQVNLQTGEVKSAEALLRVQQPDGSWELPEGLIERIESCGLMVTVGYWVLEESCRQLAAWQERGVTLPLSVNLSALQLMHPTMVSEMLELINRYRIKPDTLTLEVTESRRIDDPNEAVAILKPLRNAGIRIALDDFGMGYAGLRQLQHMKTLPVDVLKIDKAFVEGLPEDSSMVQAIIQMARSLNLHLIAEGIETDAQRIWLAEAGVESGQGFLFAAAVPADVFEQRYLPGADNHAKV; this is encoded by the coding sequence TTGCGTGTCAGCCGTTCCTTAACGATCAAACAGATGGCGATGGTGTCTGCCGTCACGATGCTGTTTGTCCTGCTTTTCTGCGTCATTTTGCTGTTTCATTCCGTGCAGCAGAATCGCTATAACACGGCTTCGCAGTTAGAAAGTATCGCCCGCTCGGTGCGCGGCCCACTCTCCGCCTCGATCCTGAAAGGGGATATTCCCGAAGCGGAAACCATTTTAAAACGCATTCAGCCTGCTGGCATCGTGAGCCGCGCGGATGTCGTCTTGCCCAACCAGTTCCAGGCGCTGCGGATGAGCTTTATCCCGGAACGCCCCGTCCCGATGATGGTCATGCGCCTGTTTGAACTGCCGGTGCAAATTTCTCTGCCTCTCTATTCGCTGGAACGTCCTGCCAATCCGCAGCCGCTGGCCTACCTGGTCCTGCAGGCAGACTCGTATCGCATGTATAAGTTCGTCATGAGTTGGGTGGTTACGTTAGTGACCACTTGCTTACTTATGACCCTGATTCTCAGCGTGGCGTTAACCTGGTGTATTAACCGGTTGATTGTGCATCCGTTGCGCCGTATCGCCCGCGAGCTGAATGCGCTTGCGCCGCAGGATCAGATGGGGCACCAGCTTGAACTGCCGCGCCTTCATCATGACGATGAGATCGGGATGCTGGTACGCAGCTATAACCTCAACCAGCAGCGCATCCAGCGTCAGCAGGATGAATTAAATAACAGCGCCACGCGATTCCCGGTGTCAGAACTTCCTAATAAGGCGTTTCTGATGGCGATGCTGGAGCAGACGGTTGCGCGCCAGCAAACCACGGCGCTGATGGTGATCGCCTGTGAAACCCTGCAGGATACGGCGGGCGTGCTCAAGGAGAGCCAGCGTGAAATGCTGCTGCTGACGCTGGTGGAAAAGGTGAAATCTGTCCTGGCCCCGCGCATGGTGCTGACGCAGGTCAGCGGTTACGACCTGGTGGTGATAGCCAACGGCGTGAAAGAGCCGTGGCATGCCATCACATTAGGTCAGCAAGTGCTCACTGTCATTAACGAGCGGCTGCCTGTTCAGGGGATCCAGCTGCGTCCAAGCGCCAGTATCGGTATCGCCATGTACTACGGTGATTTAACGGCGGAGCAGCTGTATCGCCGCGCGTTCTCGGCGGCGTTTACCGCCCGGCGCAAAGGCAAAAATCAGATCCAGTTCTTCGACCCGGAACAGATGGAAAAGGCGCAGCAGCGCCTGACGGAAGAGAGCGACATCCTGACCGCGCTGGATAACCGTCAGTTTGCTCTCTGGCTACAGCCGCAGGTGAATTTACAGACGGGTGAAGTAAAAAGCGCCGAGGCGCTGCTCCGTGTACAGCAGCCGGACGGCTCATGGGAGCTGCCGGAGGGGCTGATTGAACGCATTGAATCCTGTGGCCTGATGGTCACCGTCGGTTATTGGGTGCTGGAGGAGTCCTGCCGCCAGCTTGCCGCCTGGCAGGAGCGCGGCGTGACGCTGCCGCTGTCGGTCAATTTGTCTGCGTTGCAGCTCATGCATCCGACGATGGTTTCCGAAATGCTGGAGCTGATCAATCGCTACCGGATCAAGCCTGATACGCTGACGCTGGAAGTGACGGAGAGCCGACGCATTGACGATCCTAACGAAGCCGTTGCCATTCTGAAGCCGCTGCGCAATGCCGGCATTCGCATCGCGCTGGACGATTTTGGTATGGGCTACGCCGGGCTGCGTCAGCTTCAGCATATGAAAACCCTGCCGGTGGATGTGCTGAAAATCGACAAAGCGTTTGTCGAAGGGTTGCCAGAGGACAGCAGCATGGTGCAGGCCATTATTCAGATGGCGCGCAGTCTCAATCTGCATCTGATTGCCGAGGGGATTGAAACCGACGCGCAGCGCATCTGGCTGGCAGAGGCGGGCGTAGAGAGCGGTCAGGGCTTCCTTTTTGCCGCTGCTGTTCCTGCGGATGTCTTTGAACAACGCTATCTTCCCGGTGCTGACAATCACGCAAAAGTGTAA
- a CDS encoding M16 family metallopeptidase has product MQGTKIRLLTGGLLMMAAASYVQADALQPDPAWQQGTLANGFQWQVLSTPQRPSDRVEIRLSVNTGSLTESTQQTGFSHFIPRLALTQSGSLQAVQVRSLWQQAIDPKRPLPPAVVSYDYTMFNLSLPNNRNDLLKEALTYLADASGNLAITPDTVNYALSNSDMVATWPADTKEGWWRYRLKGSTLLGHDPAEPLKQPVDAEQVKSFYQKWYTPDAMTLIVVGNVDSRAVVEQINKAFGDLKGKRETPAPVPTLSPLRAEPVSIMTDTVRQDRLSVMWDNAWQPIRESAALLRYWRADLAREALFWHVQQTLSKNNVKNIGLGFDCRVLFQRAQCAINVESPGDKLNANLGVVAKELAKVRKEGLSEEEFNALVAQKKLELQKLFATYARADTDILISQRIRSLQNQVVDIAPEQYQKLRQDFLNGLTVDMLNQDLRQQLSQDMALILTQPKGEPEYDMKELQKTWDSIMVTAPQPATAADDLHPDATDIPQGQ; this is encoded by the coding sequence ATGCAGGGCACAAAAATTCGACTCTTAACCGGCGGTTTGCTGATGATGGCAGCAGCCAGTTATGTGCAGGCAGATGCGCTCCAGCCAGACCCGGCCTGGCAACAAGGCACGTTAGCGAACGGTTTCCAGTGGCAGGTTTTATCCACCCCGCAACGTCCGAGCGATCGTGTTGAAATCCGTCTGTCCGTTAATACCGGCTCCCTTACGGAAAGTACTCAGCAAACCGGTTTTAGCCATTTTATTCCCCGTCTGGCGCTCACTCAGAGCGGCAGCCTGCAAGCGGTTCAGGTGCGTTCGCTGTGGCAACAGGCCATCGATCCAAAACGCCCGCTGCCTCCGGCTGTGGTCTCCTATGACTACACCATGTTTAACCTGAGCCTGCCAAATAACCGTAACGATCTGCTCAAAGAAGCGCTGACCTATCTCGCTGATGCCTCAGGCAACCTGGCGATTACGCCGGATACCGTTAACTATGCGCTGAGCAACAGCGACATGGTGGCGACCTGGCCTGCGGATACCAAAGAGGGCTGGTGGCGCTACCGTCTGAAAGGTTCAACGTTGCTGGGTCACGATCCGGCGGAGCCGCTGAAGCAGCCGGTCGATGCCGAACAGGTGAAATCGTTCTACCAGAAATGGTACACCCCGGACGCCATGACGCTGATTGTGGTTGGTAATGTCGATAGCCGCGCGGTGGTTGAACAGATCAACAAAGCGTTTGGCGATTTGAAAGGCAAGCGTGAAACGCCTGCCCCGGTTCCGACACTCTCTCCGCTGCGCGCCGAGCCTGTCAGCATTATGACGGACACCGTGCGTCAGGACCGACTCTCCGTGATGTGGGATAACGCCTGGCAGCCTATCCGCGAGTCCGCCGCGCTGCTGCGCTACTGGCGTGCCGACCTGGCGCGTGAAGCGTTGTTCTGGCACGTTCAGCAGACGCTCAGTAAGAATAACGTGAAGAATATTGGTCTTGGCTTTGACTGTCGCGTGCTTTTCCAGCGTGCGCAATGTGCCATTAACGTTGAATCGCCGGGCGATAAGCTGAATGCGAATCTTGGTGTGGTCGCCAAAGAGCTGGCAAAAGTGCGTAAAGAGGGCCTCTCTGAAGAGGAGTTCAATGCGCTGGTGGCCCAGAAAAAACTGGAGCTGCAGAAGCTGTTTGCGACCTACGCGCGTGCCGATACGGATATTCTGATCAGCCAGCGCATCCGCTCCCTGCAGAATCAGGTTGTCGACATTGCGCCTGAACAGTACCAGAAGCTTCGTCAGGATTTCCTGAACGGTTTGACCGTGGATATGTTAAATCAGGATTTACGTCAGCAGTTGTCGCAGGATATGGCATTGATCCTTACGCAGCCGAAAGGCGAGCCGGAATATGACATGAAGGAACTTCAGAAGACCTGGGATTCTATTATGGTTACCGCGCCGCAGCCGGCGACCGCAGCGGATGATTTACACCCGGACGCGACGGATATTCCGCAAGGACAGTAA
- the pdeH gene encoding cyclic-guanylate-specific phosphodiesterase, translated as MKSEQVIQRLSTTPEASIENLQEHRYWLQCERAYTYQPIYRTDGRLMAIEILTVVTHPSNPLQRIAPDRYFAEVAVRQRLDVLEEQLRMLATKQAFFERHNILASVNVDGPTLLALRQNAKLQELIATLPWMRFELVEHVRLPQDSSFASMCEFGPLWLDDFGTGMANFSALSEVRYDYIKVARDLFIMLRQTPEGRNLFTLLLQLMNRYCKGVIVEGVETLEEWRDVQHSPAAAAQGYFLSRPVPMDTLDTVITNL; from the coding sequence ATGAAGTCAGAGCAGGTTATCCAGCGGCTGAGCACTACGCCTGAGGCAAGTATTGAGAACTTGCAGGAGCATCGCTACTGGCTGCAATGTGAGCGTGCGTATACCTATCAGCCGATCTACCGAACGGACGGTCGACTGATGGCCATTGAAATTTTGACCGTTGTTACGCACCCGTCAAACCCTTTACAGCGTATCGCGCCAGATCGCTATTTTGCCGAAGTTGCCGTTCGCCAGCGCCTTGACGTGCTGGAAGAGCAGCTTCGTATGCTGGCGACCAAACAGGCCTTTTTCGAGCGGCACAATATCCTCGCCTCGGTTAACGTGGATGGCCCGACACTGCTGGCGCTGCGTCAGAATGCAAAATTGCAGGAACTGATCGCCACTCTGCCGTGGATGCGTTTTGAACTGGTGGAGCACGTCCGGCTGCCCCAGGACTCCTCGTTTGCCTCGATGTGTGAATTTGGCCCGCTGTGGCTGGATGACTTTGGTACGGGCATGGCGAACTTCTCTGCGCTGAGCGAAGTGCGTTATGACTACATCAAAGTGGCCCGCGATCTGTTTATTATGCTGCGTCAGACCCCGGAAGGGCGAAACCTGTTTACGCTGTTATTGCAGCTGATGAACCGCTATTGCAAAGGGGTGATTGTCGAAGGTGTGGAAACGCTGGAAGAGTGGCGCGACGTGCAACACTCACCCGCTGCTGCCGCACAGGGTTATTTCCTCTCTCGTCCGGTTCCTATGGATACCCTCGATACCGTCATAACTAACCTCTGA
- a CDS encoding dicarboxylate/amino acid:cation symporter, translating into MKTSLFKSLYFQVLTAIAIGILLGHYYPELGAQMKPLGDAFVKLIKMVIAPVIFCTVVTGIAGMESMKAVGRTGAVALLYFEVVSTLALIIGLIIVNVVQPGAGMNVDPSTLDAKAVAVYAEQAKDQGVVAFLLDVIPGSVIGAFASGNILQVLLFAVMFGFALHRLGSKGQLIFNVIESFSQVIFGIINMIMRLAPIGAFGAMAFTIGKYGVGTLVQLGQLIICFYITCILFVVVVLGSIARATGFNIFKFIRYIREELLIVLGTSSSESALPRMLDKMEKLGCRKSVVGLVIPTGYSFNLDGTSIYLTMAAVFIAQATNSHMDIFHQITLLVVLLLSSKGAAGVTGSGFIVLAATISAVGHLPVAGLALILGIDRFMSEARALTNLVGNGVATVVVAKWVKELDHKKLDDTLNNRVSDSKTPGLTS; encoded by the coding sequence ATGAAAACCTCACTCTTCAAAAGTCTCTATTTCCAGGTCCTGACAGCCATCGCCATCGGTATTTTGCTGGGGCATTACTACCCTGAGCTGGGCGCGCAAATGAAACCGCTTGGCGACGCGTTCGTGAAGCTCATCAAAATGGTCATCGCCCCGGTAATCTTCTGTACGGTTGTCACGGGCATCGCTGGCATGGAAAGCATGAAAGCGGTAGGCCGTACCGGTGCTGTGGCGCTGCTCTATTTCGAAGTGGTCAGTACCCTTGCGCTGATTATTGGTCTGATTATCGTTAACGTGGTCCAGCCTGGTGCGGGCATGAACGTTGACCCCTCAACGCTCGATGCCAAAGCGGTCGCGGTCTATGCCGAGCAGGCGAAGGATCAGGGCGTGGTGGCCTTCCTGCTGGACGTGATACCCGGCAGCGTCATTGGCGCATTTGCCAGCGGAAACATTCTGCAGGTACTGCTGTTTGCCGTCATGTTTGGCTTTGCCCTGCACCGTCTGGGCAGCAAAGGCCAACTTATCTTTAATGTGATTGAGAGCTTCTCACAGGTCATCTTTGGCATCATCAATATGATCATGCGCCTGGCGCCAATCGGTGCCTTCGGTGCGATGGCCTTCACCATCGGTAAATATGGCGTAGGTACGCTGGTGCAGCTGGGCCAGCTGATTATCTGCTTCTATATCACCTGTATTCTTTTCGTGGTGGTGGTGCTGGGCTCCATTGCCCGTGCGACAGGTTTCAACATCTTCAAATTTATCCGTTACATTCGTGAAGAGCTGCTGATTGTGCTGGGGACCTCTTCTTCAGAATCGGCGTTGCCGCGTATGCTCGACAAGATGGAAAAACTCGGGTGCCGTAAGTCGGTGGTCGGGCTGGTGATCCCGACGGGCTACTCCTTCAACCTTGATGGTACGTCGATATACCTGACGATGGCGGCGGTGTTCATCGCTCAGGCGACCAACAGCCATATGGATATTTTCCATCAGATCACCCTGCTGGTGGTGCTCCTGCTCTCCTCGAAAGGCGCGGCAGGCGTAACGGGCAGTGGCTTTATCGTGCTGGCGGCTACCATTTCTGCGGTGGGGCATCTGCCGGTGGCGGGCCTGGCGCTGATTCTCGGTATTGACCGCTTTATGTCCGAGGCGCGCGCATTAACCAACCTGGTAGGTAACGGTGTGGCGACGGTCGTTGTCGCGAAATGGGTGAAAGAGCTGGATCACAAAAAACTCGACGATACGCTGAATAATCGCGTGTCTGATAGCAAAACTCCTGGTTTAACCTCCTAA